The window ATCTGATGGCTGATGTGCCCCCCTGGGGACATGGGGGTGACGGCGCTGGTGATCCACCGATTCCTCCTGGTGGATTTCGTGGCACACATGAGACAGACGGTAAGTCttttactaaattattttgtagtccttatattttatatattataaatgttgttactaattatttttgttttaattgcagCGGTTCCCCCGAAGAGGGTTAGGGGGAAAGCAAAAAACGAGAAACTAAGGCGTCTGGTAAAAGCGGGGGGGCCTGTATCGCTTACGTTTGACAGGCAGGTCACGTATACCCCTGTCGGTAAAACAAGGGATATGTTTTCACGGGAGGCCGGCCTGTATATGTGGCGGTCCATCCCCCTCGATAAAATTGGATGGGATAACGTTGAACAACATTACAAGGATGCCCTCATGAACCACTTACGGGTAAATAACTTATATGCataaaattttatcaaatatttaagcacatgcaaatctaatttatatatgatattttaacttttttatttaatttgtaggaaaatttcaattttgatgAAGTGGAACGTGATATAGAGGCCAAAAACTTGACGGGTGGCATTAGGGCTGTGCTTATGAAGCGGTACTCTGACCGCAAGTACGTAAGTATttcttttaagtattattttctataacaaatatatatatatacacacacatatatttaaTCATCTTCGTAAAATACAGCGGAACATACAACAGGCCACAAGTCAATGGAGCGGTGAGGGTCCGCCAATTGCCCCGTATCAGGAAGCGTTGGGTGAGCGGCGAGGATGGTACCGCGGGATGGGGCCTAAACCTTCTTCCAACACGTCCTCGCACTCGTCATCTAACATGTCGTCTTCGCAAGCTCGGACGCAAGAACCCTTTTCCGAGGTAAACTGCGCAATTTAAAAAATGACAAACGAACGCATGTTtccttgttaaatatatgttggtaGCGTTAATTAATATGCTAATATACGTTTTGCTATCTATTATTGTAGGATTTTGTTAACAGCTTGTTCCAAACCCCGTCATTTTTGAACCAACTTAACAACTATCTTGCTTtacaaggaaaaggaaaaggaaagtcaAAAGACTACGATTCTGACAACTTATTCGATAATGAATCCGACGATGAACCCAACGATAACGATGACGATGAGTGACTTGTTTTTAATGTATGCTTTGGATTTAATTAAACGTTGTAGGATATAATGTACGACTTAAACGTAGTTTTTAATTATATTACCTTTAGTATATTGTTGATTATGTTCATTGCGTATGCTTGCGTTGTTTGAAAATAGGCAGGTTTTGTTTTTTCGGCCGTAAAAACTGGCTGGGCAGCTGTATATACAGCTgctgtattaaaaaaaaatagacttttagcggcgacacgtGTCGCCGCTATTGCTCTTAATCCTTTACCGACGAAAGTCAACACCGGCGACACAGTTAGCGACGACAGCTGTCGTCGCTAAAAGTGCAGCATCAATACCGGCGACAGCTATCAATACCGGCGACAGTCAGTCAATAGCGTCCGAGCAATACCGGCGATGCTTTaccggcgacatgtcgccgctaatagtcaatagcggcgacaaaagCGATCAATACCGGCGACACCCGTCGCCGCTAAAGGTGCCCTGTTCTTGTAGTGATTACACGTATAAATGGTAAAATTAGAATTCATGGCATAATTCTAGGTGATGAAGGAATGTTATCATTTTAATTTTCCCAAGAATTATAAAATTAGGATATCTTAGCCGGAACCTAGTTACTCGAGTCACACCATTATTTCATTCTAGATTTCATCATGTGACTTGGTGGATTTGTAGTCTAGGTAATATCTCATATATCATTGTCTTTGTTCGTATTACTTGTTTATTTGTCTTGATCCGCATGCTAGTTAAGAAAATTCATTTCTTAAATATTAATAGGTGAAAGATTAACAAAGATTTAGTACCGAGTTTTTTACCGTTTACTATATTACTTACTGATGGGTACACTTGCctatttgtgtgtgttttagtcTTTGGTAAAAGAAACCATTTATAAAACTGAAATCTTTGTGAAAAAtctttataaaatataaatatgatTCATGCACATCAACTATAAAAACATCATATATTCAACTAGTAATCCAATGAAATTAATAACTTCAGATACCCATCATGGTTTTTGAATACTCTGAAGAACATTAATGCCAGTAAACCTCCCATTGAATATCTAAAAAACAAGACCCATGTTTCGAAGGATACCAACCATCCCATTTGCTAACTCCTTATCCTCATTGAGCCCTTAACAAAGCCTACGACAACACAACCAATGATAGATGGGAAACCACTAGGAAGTCGTTTCTATACTCGAATACCCCTCAGTTACAAGCTAAACAACTCTCACTCTCTTACTTTAGTAATTCGGCAGGTCAGTGAACCAGTGAAACTACCCTGACAATCTAGTAGAGCTGGTAAAACTTGTAAAGTTGTGTTTAACACAACCCGTTAAACATGACAAATGAACTTAACCACACTACGTTTAACTAAATGTGTTAGTTTCTTCAATGTTAAGACAAACACGTTTAATATGTGAGTTGCGCGATAAGAAACATTTAACGTGATTAATGCATTTCAACAAGTTAAAGAACATTGATGACACTTCACATTTAACATGATTAAATATAAATAactcaataatctaaaaaagGCACAATATGTTCAAAATTCATAAACACATTTATGAAATAAAGGTTACAAAAATGTGCAATCCTTATTTAATTATCATAGACTTAGTTTCATAAAACTATAGTTAACGGATCATAAGTGTGTTGTGCTGACCTATTAATATATCTACCCCGATAAGTAAAATGTTTTATGCGTGCTATAAGCGAGTTAAGACCATTGAACCTATTTAGAAAAGTTTTTAATTGTGTTTATTATCATGGCAACACATTTATGACCATGACTGGTAGAACACAAATACTAACCCTTTTAAGTGTGTGTCAACTCATGTTAACGCGTTATGTCATTAATTATCAAAACTACTTTTAGATTACATGAAAACAATGCAATGTTCTCAAAAGCAAGCTTAACTACTCTAACTCCCTATGTATTCACTAGATTTTTATGTAACCTTTATTATATTTCTTTTCCAGCAATCAGATTCGAAAGCAATGTTCGAGGTTTAGCGTGTCAGAAGCCATAGTTTGAATTCAATTTGTGTGTCTCGGAAGACATGTAGAATTGTTTAATTGTCTTTATTAAAAGTCGACATTGTTATGACTTTTACTGGTATACCACGAATACTAATCCGGTTAACTTTGTGTCAAATCATGTTAACGCATTGTGTTATTGATTGGGTGAACCAACTTCTAGATTGCATCACAAAAGATGCTTATTATAGAACCAAGCTTAAACTGCACCAACTCCTATGTATTCACTAGATTTTTTTTGTAACCATCATTATATTTCTTTCTGGAAATCATATTCCAAAGAATGTTCAAGGTTTAGCATGTCGGAAGCCCTAATTTGTTTACGCTCAATTTTGTGGGTGCGGAAGCCCTTTAGAAACATTTATAATTGTGTTTCTTATCCATGTTGGTGTGTTTTTTACTCGAACTAGTAtaccaaacaaatactaatccgTAATTAAGTTTGATGTCAGTCATGTTAACACGTTATGTCATTATATTGGCGAACCTACTTCTAGATTGCATGCCAAAGTATGCAATGTTTTAGAAACTAAGCTTTAACTACATCAACTCCCTATGTATTTGCTAATAATTTTATTATAACTGTTATTAATATTTCTTTTTAGGAAATCATATCTGAAAGCAATGTTCAAGGGTTTAGCATGTCGGGAAGCCCAAATTTGTTTAAGTTCAATTTTGTGGTGTTGGAAAGCCCTTAAGAAACATTTTATTTGTGCTTCTTAAAATGCCGCCGATGCATTTGTGATTCAAATTAGTAATACCACAAATACTAACCCGTTTAAGTTCGTGTGAAGTGATGTTAACGCATTGTGTCATTATTGTCGATCTACTTCTAGATTTCCTGACAAAGGATGTAATGTTTTCAGAACTAAGTTTAACTACACCAACTCCCTATGTATTGCAGCTGATTGCAATCATTATTATATTTCTTTATAGAATCATATTGAAAAGCAATTTTTGAGATTTAGCATGTCGTAAACACTAATTTGATGAGTTCAATTTTGTTGGTGTCAGAACCCTTTAGAAACATTTTTAACCGTGTTAGCTAACAATGCCGACGCGTTAATCTCGAACTAGTATACCACAAATAACTATTTTCTTAAGTTTGTGTCAAGTCATGTTAATTGCCGAACTACTTCTAGATTGCAGACCAGCTGAGTGGCAGACTACGGAAAGGATGCAATGTTTTCGGAACTATACTTCACTACACAACTCTCTATGTATTCACTAGAATTTTTTGTAACcgttataatatttattttttagggAATCATATTCGAGAAGCAATGTTCAAAGGTTTGCATGTCAGAGCCTAATTTGTTTGTGTTCTATTTTGTGGGTGTCGGAAGCCGTTCTGAACATTTTTAAATTGTGTTTTTTAACAATGCCAATGCGTTTATGAGTTGGACTCGTATATCACAAATACTTATCCGTTTACGTCCGTGTCAAGTCATGTTAATACGTTATGTCATTAATTGCCTCCTACGTGTAGATTGCATGACAAAGTATGCAATGTTTTCAAACTAAGGTTAACTATCCCAACTCTCAATGTATTCGATACTATTTTTGTAACCAATATTATATTTTTTCTGAAAATCATATTCGAAACCTCAATGTTCAAGGTTTAAGCATGTCAAAGCACCTAATTTGTTTGAGTTCATCTTGTAGGTGTCGGAAGCCCTTTAGAAACGTTTTTAATCGTGTTTTACTGCATGCTGACACACGTTTGTGACTAAAACTGATATACCATAAAGAGTAACATGTTTAAGTTCCGGTCAAGTCATGTTAGCCCGCGTTGTGTCATTATTGCCGAACCTACTTTAGATTACATGACAAAGGATGCAATGTTTTAGGAAATAAGCTTAACTACACCAACTCCTTATGTATTCACTAGATATTTATTACGAATTATATTTTTTTCAGGAAATTAAATTTGAAAGCAATGTCGAGGTTTAGCGTGTTGGAAGCCCTAATTTGTTTTTTAGTTCATTTGTGTGTATACTATATAGCTTCTTACTTGATTTGTGTCTTTATACGAATATCATAGCTTATAACAAAAATGTTTATGTTGAATGAAGCTTATTTTTAACTataatgttggtgcacttgtgtctgtactttgtctgtattcggtctgtatgtaaacgatgtcctaagttagtctgtaagtttgaccaagtcaactatcctccaagtttgacttggccaacagttggaatatgtttgatatgtgtgtcgatgtcgaaggatagactcgaaggattctgttgatccttcgaggtgatcgaaagataggcttcgaactatagacctcgaaagataatctttcgaggtcattgctgatccttcgaaagcactatgtccgaaagatgatccttcggatcaTCTGTCGGATCCTTTCGatcagacatcatgggctgggtatatatatacccatgcagtgtagtgtgaaaggcagatgcacacagacaaagagttagagagcttgagagcattctgctggaaacacacacacacacttgagagtttacatctttggttttgtaaacattgtgcttgtgaaccgtaaaccttcatacgtattaatacagtggtgtaatcggtgaaatcttgtgtgcttgtttctctacttgcttcatcccggttttgcctactagcttggattccgcacttgctagtgggttagtatacaaggtttaggtttgttctcgatcctcccgagaaaagggacctacaaagttagatttgtaaacattgtgcttgtaactgaaaccttcatacgtattaatacagtggtgttaatcggtgaactcttgtgtgtttgtttctctacttgcttcatcccggtttgcttactagcttggattccgcactcgctagtaggtttgtataacaaggtttaggttcgtcatcctccgtgaaagggacctacaagtggtatcagagctttggctctttaccttgtttaaaaaccgggtttgttcgagttcttggtgtgtttggacactaggtttagcacccgttttggtggtttttcttgcatttttaaaactgaaaaacgagttctaaactttcgggagtgttcaaggttgggttgggtaacttgaaaacttgtttttaagtgactttgatttttccggccatatctccggtCATATTTTCCGGTACTGGATCTGGATAAGATCTTTCCTTTTGGGCTTattttttgaaaagtcaacaagttggtgaaaagttgttggcagaacatcctttctgccgaaagttggtaataccaacctatcacctttcgtaccaacctgtcacctttttcagttgtgtcaagaaggattcgaaggatatctttcgacatcgaaagaccatctttcgatcaggaaggatcgatagataatcatctttcgacccatccttcgaagtcagagatctatccttcgaaccagggaatctcttcgaaagataaggatccttcgtgttggtgaatctttcgagatctgtgttcgaaatatcaggagaatctttcgaaatcatctttcgagagataaggatccttcgtgtggtcaatctttcgaagtcaatccttcgaaatcattgttcgaaactcaacagggatctttcgaaccttgttgatcgtttgaacaagtgttgatccttcgaacaagtcttgtaTCTTTCGATTTGTGTCTGTGTACACTTAacagtttgtgcttgtgtagatcttcaattaatatttgatcaaaatgagctgtacaagtccctgggattggagtttggactcacgatccaatcaagagttagtcactgctgcagattgggcaaagagtatgttaccttctccatcaatcagtccaagtcaatgggctttggtatccaatcaaagtcaaagcattcaaaaccttttgatcagtgaaagtgaaacgggcagtaacaatcgtccaccaaagctaaatcatatgaatgagtttccatcatggaaaaaccgctttcacacgtatgtccaagagcaaagcaccgatctttggacgtgtttcatcaatgcattcaatgaaaatctggagactgctgcgtccacttctgagggttatgccaatatgcttgaaaaagacaagaaggcttatgaattggagaaaaaggcctttgccacacttactcaagcacttaacaaagacatctaccatcagttctcatacTGCAAGActacgaaagcattgtgggattgtttagtagctagaggagaaggcaatgcagctgctcgaaagtctcggcatgatttgttgaagaaagagtttgaatcttttcagtttttggaaaacgagactctgaatgatatgaccacacgtttctatcatttgattagtgaaatgtgtgcttatggagttgtctctactcaacaagacatggtgagtaggtttgctgacgccttacctccaaagtggagctctttcattgagttgttgaagcatactgcaactctagatcaagtcaacatctatgagttcattcagaaactggaacacaaaaatgatgaagaaatcaggaaagccagGAGAGCTCCCGCccctcaaaatacagaaatgtatcttccggGTTTCGATGCTCTAGCAAGAGCAGCTGCAGCccagcaacctaaactgcagactgcatttgtctccaacacaagttcctttccttttcctcagtcaacagctgctccaccacaacctcaatttgatccgaggtcttacattcctgtcccaacacagccacaaccacaacctcaacaacaacaacaacagcaagctcattaTGCAAGCAATCCTAAACCTCAACCCCAAAAtcctaacacaatccgagtcgacaattcaaatctttcacaccttagcattgaagttgctaaggaacatatggaaattatcaacaccatggtcagtgcttactgtggtttggtagcaggtcagcttggaaacatcaatatgaccaatgaagactaccaacagatcgacaaggaagaaatggagttgatggatattaagtgggcttttgcaagtgcggttagaagggccaaagacttcatggctcgtactggtagaacttcgttggaaggaaagaaagatacgaagtatgggtttgatatcaacgccgttacatgcttcaactgtggtaataaagggcacttcaaacgtgagtgcactttaccaacaaaacacggcaatcacaaccccttcagaaaccagacgaatgtgaatgcccaacaagaaaaccgtgaacggaggatggtggcagtgaataacaatcagggacagcctggaactacaaatcacaatcgggctttggctgttcaagctgatgaaggatgtgactggtcagtgcagtttggtgaaggtgatcagggaagtggaacagctttgtatgctaaggtcatcgagcatgttcataaagaagagtcttctggaagtgatgacagttctggttattctggaagttcggatgaagaaggctctgtttctggggataatcactcagcgCCTGGAGTGAaggaagaaggagatgatgatattcaggatctactgaatgaagctgatgagcttaaatgtcagaaatcaattctgattaggaaggctgctactgcatcaaaggaaatggagaagctattttctgaagatggagctttttcttttcaaactgcctttatggcaaatggttcagcctctactagtcaggtaaattctgaacctcctgctcctagtgtgtgtaaatcatgtgctgatatgaagcttgaatcagaaaagcttcatagtcataaccagaatttggttattgaactgtcgaaatgcaaagaggcaaacatggctttaactcggaatgaaaaagaatttaaatctgtaatagaaacattaaagaaaagatgtgtccgaggttaacaaagtagtttaccacaagcaagtgagtataaatgaatatattaacattgtggaagaaactaaaaagcaattagccattgcccaatgcgaacatgatgcgatcaaacagaaattggatagttattctaactcccaatttgtgcttgatcacatcatcgatgttcaacaaccaaagggaaatcagaaaggcatagggtataataaatgtccgccccctttgatgaacaactataccaagatgccctgatgaggaagaaatgcctcggtaatgaacccagtgtgcctcttgatgttgaggagtttgctactggccttgggttcaaaccggacaattcttcaaacacagcctctaaggaacaagaaacttcatcatccatgaagcaaagtcctccaattatcgaggactatgagacatcggatgatgaatcagaagtggctgtaagtgatcaggataaatcacttagcaagatgaaaggagtagatattccacgagaaaatcacatcctttgtgatcctgatattcctgaggttccatctgttaagaagcaagtgattgatcctgtcaaagttgataagacaggtgtgactactgttaaaagcagtaatgtgttgtatactttggttggagataataaaatctactcagatcatgttttcccaattaaaaatgtaaataaatctttgattgacaaagtctttgaagacaacacaaacaaatttttgggaaaaacacttccgggaattgtggtaacacaatgtgatccaattcctaaggctgagattagaaaacagtttggtaatcaaaatctccaaccactcaacaacctactgcttctaagggtaaacaacaacaacgagctccaaagccaaaggctaaggttgaatcaaaaggagctcgttacacgaagaaaggaaaagatgttaaatttgtagcatcaaaaggtacagataaaattgagacttttgaaaacaaatcaaacactgattttgtacaacaagtcaagattttgaaacgtaacagtgataacaattacacccaacacacaaacgggtgtgatgaaagagcaagtacctcaggttctacaggttcaacatctggtagtcgatcaagttctcctaagtctgttgaaaggagaacttgtttcaaatgtggagaaattgggcacattatcagaaactgcccaaatgctccgaagaagaaatttgttgagaaagctccacctgaaacagttcgccctcaacgtcggtcagtttcacctaaacatgataaacgaactgtaaaagaacaagaaactaaacaacgacgtaaaaacatgaaaactgttgaaatagctttaaaatctgaagttaaaacagttcaaaaggaaccaagagtgtcacaacctgtaaaaccagaatcttcaaaaactggtaggcaaaaacgaacttggttacctaagtcgggtgacaattcagggggagcagttgttcttgaaaaccatcaagagatcgagctcacgtttcgtgatgctaagggacgacccaagaccactaaggcttgggtccccattctcaactgatgtgtttaattgacatgtgcaggatgttataggaggaactattaatagtcattggattgttgatagtggagcatccaggcacatgactggcgacttacggctcctatacgacgtgagaaatattagaggagggtatgttgcttttgcgggtgacaaaggcggttttatcactggagagggaagtatctccaatggcatcgtgtgctttgataagatcaattatgtgaagcaaattgatcacaatcttctcagtgtgtcgcaaatctgcgataagaaattcaccgtgcattttgatgatgccggctgctatgtgctgaaacctggattcaaaattccacaagaatggattctcttatcggctccgagagttaatgatctttatattctcgacatgagccaagcgattacaacatctgcacaagtcacttgctttgtctcaaaagccacggaaaaggagtctatatcttggcacagaagaatgggacacattcacttgagaaagatgaaccatttggtgaaaaataatcttgtgaatggtgtgcctgtgagaagttttcatctacaagatatctgtgtctcgtgccaaaaaggggaagcaaacaaagaagtctcaccctttgaagaaaatcaacactgtcagcatgcctctcgaacgtcttcatatggacctttttggacctatgaagcacaagacaacgttcggtgatgcctattgtttagtagttactgatgactactctagattttcttgggtatccttcatggcacacaagagtgcaactcctggcatcctcaaggatcttcttacaatgttggagaatctctattcgttgaaagtaaaaggaatccgaagcgacaatggaaccgaattcaagaatcaagttatggatgagttttgttacttctaaaggcattcttcatgagtacagttctcgttatactccacaacaaaatggtgtcgcggagaggaagaatcgaacgattatagaaactgcaagaacaatgttagtagagtcggaactccctattcaattctggggggaggctgtatcggctgcatgctacacgttaaacagagttcttacagtaaaagagacatggcaagacttgcttcgaactccttcagaaaaggaaaccggatctttcttaccttgaccgtttggtgctccatgtactatgattgagccggatggaaagtttggtgcaagagctatcgagggtttcttccttggatatgctactccgaattttcgtgtttggaatctagctaccaaaaagattgagctatggagcgaagttagggttcaaaggtaacacgagtcctgttagggctccgggtgatccgtggatgttcgattatgatgggctatttgactccttcaatctgccaacctttgacgaagaatcagcagcggctggaatgttgttggaaagtgacacgctgctgtctcgcctttggttagacctatgttgttgaccctcaagcttcttcgtctgtcaacaatatggttcaaaatgaggtttatgaagatgctgctgattataatgaatcttctgaagatgatgaatatcatgatggcagccgaaggatcttcggCTCCCAGCTGccctgttcaaggtgcttctggtgatacacctcatatggcagaatatagatactgctgaagggaatgcatccacctctacccacattcctggtgtgggagttggttgttgatcttaatcttaccaactTGGGTAtcatgctcgtgtgccagataatcctgaaatgaggattcacgatacccacccccagcagaatatcataggagatgtccatcgcggtgtggcagacgcgtaatcagctgagaaacaaccggaatgctggtttgtattcagctataagagaatctggtcaacaaaatgactggtccttcgcgtgttacgtgtcacaagaagaaccaaaagtcgtggaaagaagcattgaaagacagtgcttgggttgaagccatgcaggaagaattacagcaatttcacaagcttggtgtttggaagcttgttgaaaacctgagaactacaagaagattggcactcgatgggtcttcaaatgcaagaaagacgaccgtggagtggttattcggaacaaagctcgtttagtcgttcaaggttttcgtcagattgaagggatcgactacaacgaagtctatgcaccagttgcacgtctggaagctattcggatctttctggcttatgcctcattcaaaggattcaaggtttaccagatggacgtcaaaagtgcatttctacatggtgtggttgaagaagaggtatatgtcgaacagcctccaggttttgaagatcctgtccatcccgatcgggtttggttgctcaacaaagctctctatggtcttcatcaagcgccacgagcttggtatgcaaccttatctacatatctgctggagaacggttttcgaagaggtcttatcgattgtactctcttcatcaaagaacaagatggagatcttcttctggtacaggtatatgttgatgatattattttggttctactaatgatgtttggtgtaggaatttcgagcgcattatgcaggataaagttcgagatgagtgctatgggggaaatgaatttcttcttgggcctacaagtgcaaacaaacggagtctgggataattcatccatcagactaaatatgttggtgacatctgagccggttccagatgtcccgatgcaacgcccattggtaccccattgccactaatcacggaattactcctgacttgaagggtgaacctgttagcccttccatactatcgc of the Helianthus annuus cultivar XRQ/B unplaced genomic scaffold, HanXRQr2.0-SUNRISE HanXRQChr00c107, whole genome shotgun sequence genome contains:
- the LOC118489729 gene encoding uncharacterized protein LOC118489729, with translation MTASIRFQNVGKRLEDSDVVDNNSSSDCSLVIDLTQYFQIGSSHVTAGEPSIEVDPPTAAVDEVFEVETDSDEVEAAYDEDDPDYVEYTCCNIYNFIGSMFSILLIFAYLMADVPPWGHGGDGAGDPPIPPGGFRGTHETDAVPPKRVRGKAKNEKLRRLVKAGGPVSLTFDRQVTYTPVGKTRDMFSREAGLYMWRSIPLDKIGWDNVEQHYKDALMNHLRVNNLYA